A stretch of the Oncorhynchus clarkii lewisi isolate Uvic-CL-2024 chromosome 9, UVic_Ocla_1.0, whole genome shotgun sequence genome encodes the following:
- the LOC139417548 gene encoding neurexophilin-2-like: MEFAKRNLKDSQTMRNKVLWSVEIKMEIFGLNAKRQVQEEDAGKTLDYLNLDPNVDNTSQPLTYEIGRRGKEGNLGAALKVKHLSKDVSTKPKASSYSSVGPYGWSQNLSLPLDQSQFLSKSKPPIKTPIKVKKTFGWGNFYLNIKTIKFSLLVTGKIVDHINGTFSVYFRHNSSRLGNISVSIVPPSKAVEWEDVGRPKLHFQSQPQSTPNEHRQEMKALNCVVEYQRTNRAKKTKPCLYDPSQTCYSEHTQSHAAWICAKPFKVICVFIFFLSADYKLAQKVCPDYNFQADLQHFGRQG; encoded by the exons atggagtttgccaaaaggaacttgaaggactctcagaccatgagaaacaaggtcctctggtctgttgaaatcAAGATGGAAATCTTTGgactcaatgccaagcgtcaa GTGCAGGAGGAGGATGCTGGGAAGACCTTGGACTATCTGAACCTCGATCCAAATGTTGACAACACCTCACAGCCCCTTACCTACGAAATAGGAAGGAGGGGGAAAGAAGGAAACCTTGGAGCTGCATTGAAAGTCAAACACCTTTCCAAAGATGTATCCACCAAGCCTAAGGCCTCCAGCTATAGCTCTGTGGGCCCATATGGCTGGTCACAGAACCTCTCCCTCCCCTTGGATCAGTCACAGTTTCTCTCCAAATCCAAGCCCCCCATAAAAACACCTATCAAGGTCAAGAAGACCTTTGGGTGGGGCAACTTCTACCTCAACATCAAAACCATCAAGTTCAGCCTGCTGGTGACAGGTAAGATAGTGGACCACATCAACGGCACCTTCAGTGTGTACTTCCGCCACAACTCGTCCCGTCTGGGGAATATCTCAGTGAGCATCGTTCCTCCCTCCAAAGCCGTGGAATGGGAGGATGTGGGACGCCCGAAACTCCACTTCCAGAGTCAGCCGCAGTCCACCCCCAATGAGCACCGGCAGGAGATGAAGGCCCTCAACTGCGTGGTGGAGTACCAGAGGACCAACAGAGCCAAGAAAACAAAGCCATGCCTCTACGATCCCTCCCAGACCTGCTACTCAGAACACACCCAGTCTCACGCCGCTTGGATCTGTGCCAAGCCCTTCAAGGTCATCTGTGTATTCATCTTTTTTCTCAGCGCCGACTACAAACTGGCACAGAAGGTCTGTCCAGACTACAACTTCCAGGCTGATCTCCAGCACTTTGGAAGACAAGGATAG